In Bicyclus anynana chromosome 1, ilBicAnyn1.1, whole genome shotgun sequence, a single window of DNA contains:
- the LOC112051800 gene encoding protein N-terminal glutamine amidohydrolase, producing the protein MSVNAQVHLDKNENNKKSDKALKPLFPKQAECSYVSCYCEENVWKLCQDVSIRIPGELDRCYVVFISNPCRTVPLWKQRAGREEDRLVIWDYHVIFLYSVDCKTCLVYDLDSELPFPTFFHKYVTETFRTDQVLKSDFHRFFRVVSAKQFLQHFASDRRHMKRPDGSWIKPPPPYPAICTSTATHNLDEYINMDSESGPGQVFNLTDYVQRFYKIDK; encoded by the exons ATGTCGGTCAATGCACAGGTGCATCtcgataaaaatgaaaataataaaaagagtgATAAAGCCCTAAAACCATTATTTCCGAAACAAGCGGAATGTTCATACGTGTCATGTTATTG TGAAGAGAACGTCTGGAAACTATGCCAGGACGTATCGATACGGATTCCTGGAGAGTTGGATAGGTGCTACGTTGTGTTCATCTCGAACCCCTGCCGTACCGTGCCCCTGTGGAAACAAAGGGCAGGGCGCGAAGAGGACCGCCTCGTCATATGG gacTACCACGTCATATTTCTGTACTCAGTGGATTGCAAGACTTGTTTAGTCTACGACTTGGACTCTGAACTTCCCTTTCCTACTTTCTTTCACAAATATGTGACAGAAACATTTCGCACTGATCAAGTTTTAAAATCTGACTTCCatag ATTCTTTCGTGTAGTTTCTGCAAAGCAATTTCTGCAACATTTTGCTTCTGATAGGCGCCATATGAAGAGACCTGATGGGTCTTGGATTAAACCACCACCTCCGTATCCTGCCATCTGCACTTcaa ctGCAACTCACAATTTAGATGAGTACATCAACATGGACTCTGAATCTGGTCCAGGCCAGGTATTCAACCTTACCGACTATGTACAACGATTCTATAAAATAGACAAGTAG